A single region of the Triticum dicoccoides isolate Atlit2015 ecotype Zavitan chromosome 2B, WEW_v2.0, whole genome shotgun sequence genome encodes:
- the LOC119365269 gene encoding actin-depolymerizing factor 6-like isoform X1, with the protein MANSASGMAVSDECKLRFQELKAKRTFRFITFKINEQSQQVVVDRVGQPGETYADFTATIPADECRYAVFDFDFVTDENCQKSKIFFISWSPDTSRVRSKMLYASSKDRFKRELDGYQVELQATDPSEMTLDVVKARAL; encoded by the exons ATG GCGAACTCGGCGTCGGGCATGGCCGTGAGCGACGAGTGCAAGCTCAGGTTCCAGGAGCTCAAGGCGAAGCGGACCTTCCGGTTCATCACGTTCAAGATCAACGAGCAGTCGCAGCAGGTGGTGGTGGACCGGGTGGGGCAGCCCGGCGAGACCTACGCCGACTTCACCGCCACCATCCCCGCCGACGAGTGCCGCTACGCCGTCTTCGACTTCGACTTCGTCACCGACGAGAACTGCCAGAAGAGCAAGATCTTCTTCATCTCCTG GTCCCCGGACACGTCCAGGGTGAGGAGCAAGATGCTGTACGCCAGCTCCAAGGACAGGTTCAAGAGGGAGCTGGACGGCTACCAGGTGGAGCTGCAGGCCACCGACCCCAGCGAGATGACATTGGACGTCGTCAAGGCCAGAGCCCTCTGA